From a single Haloarcula sp. DT43 genomic region:
- the dinB gene encoding DNA polymerase IV: protein MDAARLPGTSSPERIVAHVDMDCFYAACEQRREPALRDEPLVVGMGYESGATHGAVATASYEARAYGVESAMAISEALERLPRKVDAVEDPDLAVEDAGFYRPVDMDFYESVAADVREILHAEADVVREVSIDEAYLDVTDRVSWETVDSWARDLKDAVESAVGVVASVGVAPTMSAAKVASDRDKPDGLVVVEPGAVREFFADLPVEDVHGVGPVTASELGALDIQTAGDLAAADPELLAERFGERGREIRRYARGEDERSVTPKGDPKSLSRESAFTEATTDSEAKCRQVRTLADAVADRARRKGARYQTIGIKVVTPPFDVNTRARSLPGPVEEADLVRRVALDLLGEFDDDPVRKVGVRVSNLDFSAGEQANLDGFGRGAAEESAGGSGDSEPAAEHDDSQVGLGTFADDDEDTESAGKPADEEADGAHAPLPPGQTTLADF from the coding sequence ATGGACGCCGCGCGGCTCCCCGGGACCAGCAGCCCCGAGCGGATAGTCGCGCACGTGGACATGGACTGCTTCTACGCCGCCTGCGAACAGCGGCGGGAGCCGGCGCTCAGGGACGAACCGCTCGTCGTGGGCATGGGCTACGAGAGCGGCGCGACCCACGGGGCCGTCGCGACGGCGAGCTACGAGGCGCGGGCCTACGGCGTCGAGTCGGCGATGGCCATCTCGGAGGCCCTGGAGCGGCTCCCCCGGAAGGTCGATGCGGTCGAGGACCCGGACCTGGCTGTCGAGGACGCGGGGTTTTACCGCCCCGTCGACATGGACTTCTACGAGTCCGTCGCCGCGGACGTCCGGGAGATACTCCACGCCGAGGCGGACGTAGTGCGGGAAGTGAGCATCGACGAGGCGTACCTGGACGTCACCGACCGGGTCTCCTGGGAGACCGTCGACTCGTGGGCGCGTGACCTGAAAGACGCCGTCGAGTCGGCGGTCGGCGTGGTGGCGAGCGTCGGCGTCGCCCCGACGATGAGCGCCGCGAAGGTGGCGAGCGACCGCGACAAGCCCGACGGGCTGGTCGTCGTCGAACCGGGGGCCGTCCGGGAGTTCTTCGCCGACTTGCCCGTCGAGGACGTCCACGGCGTCGGCCCGGTCACTGCCAGCGAACTCGGCGCACTGGACATCCAGACTGCGGGCGACCTGGCAGCCGCCGACCCGGAACTGCTGGCCGAGCGCTTCGGCGAGCGCGGCCGCGAGATACGCCGCTACGCCCGTGGCGAGGACGAGCGGTCGGTCACGCCGAAAGGCGACCCCAAGAGCCTCTCGCGGGAGTCGGCGTTCACCGAGGCGACGACCGACTCCGAGGCCAAGTGCCGGCAGGTCCGCACCCTCGCCGACGCCGTCGCCGACCGCGCCCGGCGGAAGGGCGCGCGCTACCAGACCATCGGCATCAAGGTCGTGACGCCGCCGTTCGACGTGAACACCCGCGCCCGCTCGCTCCCCGGCCCGGTCGAGGAGGCCGACCTGGTCAGACGCGTCGCGCTCGACCTGCTCGGGGAGTTCGACGACGACCCGGTCCGGAAGGTCGGCGTCCGGGTCTCGAACTTGGACTTCTCGGCCGGCGAGCAGGCGAACTTGGACGGGTTCGGCCGCGGGGCCGCCGAGGAGTCGGCCGGTGGCTCCGGCGACTCGGAGCCGGCGGCAGAACACGACGATAGCCAGGTCGGGCTCGGGACCTTCGCTGACGACGACGAGGACACCGAGAGCGCCGGAAAACCGGCGGACGAGGAAGCGGACGGGGCACACGCACCGCTCCCGCCCGGTCAGACGACGCTCGCGGACTTCTGA